In the genome of Pseudomonas sp. HS6, one region contains:
- a CDS encoding winged helix-turn-helix domain-containing protein, whose product MSLSPNQAIGFGPYRIHPGQRLVLEGDQPLRLGRRAMDILLILLANAGEVVSKQQLIAEIWPDSVVEDINLRVHMAALRKALGDGQAGQRYIVTVAQRGYSFVAPILLQSIEQRPATDPIGRHNLPLRRTRMIGRQSVVDSLMAQLPRQRCITLVGPGGIGKTTVALRVAEQLIGCYRDGIRLLDLAPLNDPGSICSHLAALLDLSLHDSEPMACLVNSLRERQMLLVIDNCEHLIDAVALLSESILRGAPQVHILATSRESLRAEGEYVQRLESLDCPPPIAVLDRDQAMGFSALQLFVERAIAAHEHFEPGNADLPLIVEICRRLDGIPLALELAAAQVASLGLNGVLSQLQGSLPAGNQTHLGRHETLRATLDWSFNLLNGCEQTGLRRLGVFRGAFTLESAAAVIVGQHIEPGEVFASITQLVAKSLLNVEVGDEEVFYRLLDTTRRYALEKLDQAAELSDTRERHAERCLALMHQAQADWENTPTGLWIERYARGLEDLRAALDWTLNDEGSRPLGVRLTATSAPLWQELSLLKEYGVHVRRALALLESSEEPCPRLEIALKLALGSACYHTWGGTPETIEAFVSARLLAQRHDDKAGQLRAVSGHMAVNLSCGHYRMALEQSEQFESLGLHGDAQLSLSTHRLRVLALHYAGDQHQARIHAEQVIQRMAQSGHLNRFTHGFGVQYDQSVASLTVLARVLWLQGFPEQAWRTARQALDIAVQINHGTSICYTLALASCLIAHYNGDVQNARALLQLLLEQAQKHSVLLFYTWARHYAQVIDADKAPAIPPADSGLVREIMVTLDPGFVDDALLERALSGAAGWSTAEIFRARAERLLAADSACHHTVESALQQSLVIARTQGALAWELRSATSLAQLWQRQSRYREALELLTPVYQRFTEGYATPDLRKVRLLLDELHSQLRA is encoded by the coding sequence TTGAGTCTTTCCCCGAATCAGGCCATCGGATTTGGCCCCTATCGGATTCACCCCGGCCAGCGGCTGGTGCTTGAGGGCGACCAGCCTTTGCGCCTGGGCCGCCGCGCCATGGACATTCTGCTGATCCTGCTGGCCAACGCCGGCGAGGTCGTGAGCAAGCAACAGTTGATCGCCGAAATCTGGCCGGACAGCGTGGTGGAAGACATCAACTTGCGGGTGCACATGGCCGCCCTGCGCAAGGCACTCGGCGACGGTCAGGCCGGGCAGCGCTACATCGTCACGGTGGCGCAGCGCGGCTACAGTTTCGTCGCGCCGATCCTGCTGCAATCCATCGAACAACGCCCCGCCACTGACCCCATCGGTCGGCACAACCTGCCATTGCGTCGCACGCGGATGATCGGTCGCCAGTCGGTGGTCGACAGTCTGATGGCGCAACTACCGCGTCAACGCTGCATCACCCTGGTCGGCCCCGGCGGCATTGGCAAGACCACGGTGGCCCTGCGCGTCGCCGAGCAACTCATCGGATGCTATCGCGATGGCATTCGTCTGCTGGATCTGGCTCCGCTCAACGATCCGGGCTCGATCTGCTCGCACCTTGCCGCCCTGCTGGATCTTTCGCTGCATGACAGTGAGCCGATGGCGTGCCTGGTCAACAGCCTGCGCGAGCGGCAGATGCTGTTGGTGATCGATAACTGCGAGCATTTGATCGACGCCGTGGCGCTGCTCAGTGAAAGCATTTTGCGTGGCGCGCCGCAGGTGCACATCCTGGCCACCAGCCGCGAAAGTCTGCGCGCCGAGGGCGAATACGTGCAGCGACTGGAATCACTCGACTGTCCGCCGCCGATCGCAGTGCTAGACCGCGATCAGGCGATGGGTTTTTCCGCGCTGCAACTGTTTGTCGAACGGGCAATCGCCGCCCACGAACACTTCGAGCCGGGCAATGCCGACCTGCCCTTGATCGTCGAAATCTGCCGTCGGCTGGATGGCATCCCGCTGGCGCTGGAACTGGCGGCCGCGCAGGTGGCGAGCCTTGGACTGAACGGTGTGCTGAGTCAGCTTCAGGGAAGCTTGCCGGCGGGCAACCAGACTCACCTCGGCCGACATGAAACCTTGCGTGCCACGCTGGACTGGAGCTTCAACCTGCTCAACGGCTGCGAACAGACCGGTTTGCGCCGACTGGGCGTGTTTCGAGGTGCATTCACTCTGGAGTCTGCGGCGGCGGTCATCGTTGGTCAGCATATCGAGCCGGGCGAAGTGTTCGCCTCGATCACGCAACTGGTCGCCAAGTCGTTGCTCAACGTCGAGGTCGGCGATGAAGAAGTGTTCTATCGCCTGCTCGATACCACCCGCCGTTATGCACTGGAAAAACTCGATCAGGCGGCCGAGCTCAGCGATACCCGCGAGCGCCATGCCGAGCGCTGCCTGGCGCTGATGCATCAGGCCCAGGCCGATTGGGAGAACACGCCGACCGGGTTATGGATCGAGCGCTATGCCCGTGGCCTCGAAGACCTCCGGGCCGCACTTGACTGGACGCTGAACGATGAAGGCTCGCGCCCTCTCGGCGTTCGCCTGACGGCGACTTCGGCGCCGTTGTGGCAAGAGTTGTCCCTGCTCAAGGAATACGGTGTTCATGTGCGCCGGGCGCTCGCGTTGCTGGAGTCATCCGAGGAGCCTTGCCCACGCCTGGAAATCGCCTTGAAACTGGCGCTGGGTAGCGCCTGCTACCACACCTGGGGAGGCACACCGGAAACCATCGAAGCCTTCGTCAGCGCCCGCCTGCTGGCGCAACGACACGATGACAAGGCCGGGCAATTGCGTGCGGTGTCGGGGCACATGGCGGTCAATCTCAGTTGCGGTCATTATCGGATGGCGCTGGAGCAGAGCGAGCAATTCGAAAGCCTTGGCCTGCACGGCGATGCACAATTGTCCTTGAGTACCCACCGTTTGCGGGTGCTCGCGCTGCACTACGCCGGCGATCAACATCAGGCGCGGATCCACGCCGAACAGGTGATCCAGCGCATGGCTCAAAGCGGCCACCTCAACCGTTTCACTCACGGCTTTGGCGTGCAATACGATCAGAGCGTTGCTTCGCTGACCGTTCTCGCCCGAGTGTTGTGGCTGCAGGGATTTCCCGAGCAGGCCTGGCGCACGGCACGGCAGGCGCTGGACATCGCGGTGCAGATCAACCACGGCACCTCGATCTGCTACACCCTGGCACTCGCTTCGTGTCTGATCGCCCATTACAACGGCGACGTGCAAAACGCCCGCGCGTTGCTGCAACTGCTGCTCGAACAGGCGCAGAAGCATTCGGTGCTGCTGTTCTACACGTGGGCGCGGCACTATGCGCAGGTGATCGACGCCGACAAGGCTCCTGCAATCCCGCCCGCCGATAGCGGCCTGGTCAGGGAAATCATGGTCACTCTGGATCCGGGTTTCGTTGATGATGCTTTGCTCGAGCGGGCACTGAGCGGCGCGGCGGGCTGGAGCACGGCGGAGATTTTTCGGGCTCGGGCCGAGCGATTGCTGGCCGCTGACTCGGCCTGCCATCACACCGTCGAAAGCGCCTTGCAGCAATCGCTTGTAATTGCGAGGACGCAAGGCGCCCTGGCGTGGGAACTGCGCAGTGCGACTTCGCTGGCTCAGTTGTGGCAGCGCCAGTCGCGCTACCGCGAGGCACTGGAGTTACTGACACCTGTCTACCAGCGCTTCACCGAAGGCTATGCCACCCCGGATTTGCGCAAGGTGCGTTTACTGCTCGACGAATTGCACAGTCAGTTGCGGGCGTGA